One window of the Solibacillus isronensis genome contains the following:
- a CDS encoding MgtC/SapB family protein: protein MEWLANDKFTLEILLKLLIAATLSLIIGIERELKKKPVGLKTSLVIATFSCLLTIISIETAYSTPARDDINITMDPLRLAAQIVSGIGFLGAGVILRKGNDSITGLTTAAMIWGAAAIGIAVGAGFYIEAFITVLIVVLGIELLAPFLLRFGPKRLRMREVSLIINTDQADNIKNVVDYLREHDMYIDNISIRDVPFSEKLLHEIDIRLSTVETNHTIELYNRLRKLDYVVNIKIEYLD from the coding sequence TAATTATTGGTATCGAAAGGGAATTGAAAAAGAAGCCAGTCGGTCTAAAGACAAGTTTAGTGATCGCGACATTCAGTTGTTTACTTACAATCATCTCAATTGAGACGGCCTATTCAACTCCTGCACGTGACGATATTAACATTACGATGGATCCGTTGCGTTTAGCCGCGCAAATTGTAAGCGGTATTGGTTTTTTAGGTGCCGGTGTTATTTTGCGTAAAGGGAATGACAGTATTACCGGACTTACGACAGCCGCCATGATTTGGGGAGCTGCCGCTATCGGAATTGCTGTGGGTGCAGGTTTTTATATTGAAGCATTTATTACTGTCCTTATAGTCGTATTGGGAATTGAACTTCTTGCTCCTTTCTTATTGAGGTTCGGTCCAAAGCGTCTAAGAATGCGCGAAGTTTCTTTAATTATTAATACCGACCAAGCAGACAATATAAAAAATGTCGTGGATTATTTGAGGGAGCATGATATGTATATCGATAATATTTCAATTCGTGATGTACCATTTTCCGAAAAACTATTACATGAAATCGATATACGATTATCTACCGTCGAAACGAACCATACTATCGAACTTTATAACCGGCTTAGAAAATTGGATTATGTAGTAAATATTAAAATCGAATATTTAGATTAA
- a CDS encoding cation diffusion facilitator family transporter: MGEFFRLLKDGNKPSLLAAFVNTFLGTIKGVAFFFTGNVAMFAEMMHSFGDAANQFFVFIGSALAKKAPTPKFPNGYGRIVNLVCLGAVLIVAILSYETIKEGWHHFIHPASESSGIWIALGVLAIGIILEGFVLNKAAKEVLHEVSVEPKGIIILQSAKYLKRAKPATKLVWMEDLVATSGNVLAFLAIIIAYFTGFYRLEGFISMVIGLMMFYVVGRVFLDNARGAIGETDEEMLVHIGNLVMEDPHVTDIARLEVIKEGEFLHVELIAETDPNLSLAYLDDVRDHLTTLLLNQKGVTKVTMAFDEDNGERSWTHIATKPESEKGMI, from the coding sequence ATGGGAGAATTTTTCAGATTACTAAAGGATGGCAATAAACCATCCTTACTCGCAGCATTCGTCAATACATTTTTAGGAACAATCAAGGGGGTTGCGTTCTTCTTTACAGGAAATGTTGCGATGTTTGCCGAAATGATGCACTCTTTCGGGGATGCCGCAAACCAATTTTTCGTATTCATAGGCTCTGCCTTAGCAAAAAAGGCTCCTACTCCAAAATTTCCGAATGGATACGGACGTATTGTTAATTTAGTCTGTTTGGGGGCTGTTTTGATTGTAGCAATCCTTTCATATGAAACAATTAAAGAAGGATGGCATCATTTTATCCATCCTGCATCGGAATCGTCAGGAATTTGGATCGCTCTTGGTGTATTGGCAATCGGTATTATCTTGGAAGGCTTTGTTTTAAATAAAGCAGCTAAAGAAGTGCTTCATGAAGTTAGTGTAGAACCTAAAGGAATTATAATTCTCCAGTCCGCAAAATATTTAAAGCGCGCAAAACCGGCAACAAAGCTTGTATGGATGGAAGACTTAGTAGCAACTTCAGGTAATGTCCTGGCGTTTTTAGCAATTATCATTGCGTATTTTACCGGTTTCTACCGATTGGAAGGATTTATTTCAATGGTAATCGGTTTAATGATGTTTTATGTAGTAGGTCGTGTCTTTTTAGATAATGCGCGTGGTGCAATCGGTGAAACGGATGAGGAAATGCTTGTGCATATCGGAAATCTTGTTATGGAAGATCCGCATGTAACGGATATCGCACGACTAGAAGTAATTAAAGAAGGCGAATTTTTACATGTTGAACTTATTGCGGAGACAGATCCGAATTTATCACTCGCCTATTTAGATGATGTACGTGACCATTTAACAACACTGCTGTTAAACCAAAAAGGTGTAACAAAAGTTACGATGGCGTTTGATGAAGATAATGGCGAACGCAGCTGGACACATATCGCTACAAAACCTGAATCAGAAAAAGGCATGATTTAA